A genomic stretch from Anabrus simplex isolate iqAnaSimp1 chromosome 2, ASM4041472v1, whole genome shotgun sequence includes:
- the LOC137498527 gene encoding uncharacterized protein isoform X2: protein MNKSYKIMNPSLFYGKTNAITRPAGGDQGDSDDSCLSESDDSDSDYAQCEDDSDDDSTHSDTDQGSELPRRSNIFKGECFIQHKLLPPAWEEDLQLKQEIGLGGRR, encoded by the exons ATaatgaacccatctctcttctacGGAAAAACAAATGCAATAACTAGACCGGCTGGTGGAGACCAAGGAGACAGTGACGACAGCTGCCTCAGTGAATCAGATGATTCAGATTCTGATTATGCTCAGTGTGAAGATGATAGCGATGATGATAGCACTCACAGTGATACTG atCAGGGTTCTGAGTTGCCAAGAAGGTCCAACATCTTCAAGGGCGAATGCTTCATACAACACAAACTCCTTCCACCAGCGTGGGAGGAAGACCTTCAGCTCAAGCAAGAGATAGGTCTAGGTGGAAGAAGGTAA